The following coding sequences are from one Xiphias gladius isolate SHS-SW01 ecotype Sanya breed wild chromosome 14, ASM1685928v1, whole genome shotgun sequence window:
- the LOC120798595 gene encoding mitogen-activated protein kinase kinase kinase 7-like has protein sequence MSSPGSSFVQIKHEDLLFYENCGGGSFGSVYRALWISQDKEVAVKKLLKIDKEAEILSVLSHKNIIQFYGAVLESPNYGIVTEYASGGSLYEYLSSEQSEEMDMEQIMTWAIQIAKGMHYLHAEAPVKVIHRDLKSRNVVMTADKVLKICDFGASKFLSHTTHMTVVGTFPWMAPEVIQSLPVSETCDTYSYGVVLWEMLTREVPFKGFEGLQVAWLVVEKQERLTIPTSCPASFAELMRKCWQADPKERPQFKQVLGTLETMANDSRLPDQCNSFLHNKDQWRCEIESTLERLRKLERELYSKEKELEERERRLKLWEERLMERSNMTPSPTSLLMERSNISPFFTPMSIGSSGSFFRSHSQDSNSTGVSSAGVSCLLRTLSNGDTERGSSVVLERGMGSLDSGRLHAMLRGLQGRFGEEDEEEEGTLEEKGWGKRERDDSGSMEGGRVQVTLRSFPCGVVEREERTWEEGDMERGGRQRSRVTTIVRGYSGGFGEAEGEREKDGGWEIEKPGDRLTERGIEGGIEGGRLPTMFKGLHGSLGGLGDMLSLDIDEMGEMERLGDMDMNMGDLGVKVVGHGVRSELGVRGRRSDMGVVVQGVRGDLSEAISQNIRGEVGVVGHSGVQVSMRASSNQNSVKSCSVRHGTKINMATAAMDMMELDWSDSD, from the exons ATGTCGTCCCCCGGCTCGTCGTTTGTGCAGATAAAGCACGAGGACCTGCTCTTCTACGAGAACTGTGGAGGAGGCAGCTTCGGGAGCGTCTACAGAGCCCTCTGGATATCCCAGGACAAGGAAGTGGCCGTGAAGAAGCTTCTGAAGATTGACAAGGAG GCTGAGATACTCAGTGTCCTGAGTCATAAGAACATCATTCAGTTTTATGGAGCCGTGCTGGAATCTCCCAACTATGGCATTGTCACAG AATATGCGAGTGGAGGGTCTCTGTATGAGTACCTTTCCAGTGAGCAGAGTGAGGAGATGGACATGGAGCAGATCATGACATGGGCCATACAGATAGCCAAAG gGATGCATTACCTCCACGCAGAAGCTCCAGTCAAAGTCATTCACAGAGACCTGAAGTCACGGAACG TGGTAATGACAGCAGACAAAGTGCTGAAG atttgtgattttggggCATCTAAGTTTCTCTCCCATACCACCCATATGACAGTGGTGGGCACTTTCCCCTGGATGGCTCCTGAAGTCATCCAGAGCCTGCCTGTGTCCGAGACCTGTGACACCTACTCCTATGGCGTA GTGCTATGGGAGATGCTGACTCGGGAGGTTCCTTTTAAAGGCTTCGAAGGGCTGCAGGTTGCATGGCTGGTGGTGGAAAAACAAGag AGGTTGACCATCCCCACCAGCTGTCCAGCAAGTTTTGCTGAGCTGATGAGGAAATGTTGGCAAGCGGACCCAAAG GAGCGTCCACAGTTTAAGCAGGTGCTGGGAACCCTGGAGACAATGGCCAATGACAGCAGACTACCGGACCAGTGCAACTCCTTCCTACATAACAAGGACCAGTggag GTGTGAAATTGAGTCGACCCTGGAGCGCCTACGGAAGCTGGAGAGGGAACTTTACTCCAAagagaaggagctggaggagagggagaggaggctcAAACTGTGGGAGGAGAGGCTGATGGAGAGGTCCAATATGACTCCCAGTCCGACCTCCCTACTCATGGAGCGCTCAAACATCTCACCA TTCTTCACACCAATGTCCATTGGTTCCTCTGGTTCTTTCTTCCGCTCGCACTCTCAGGACTCCAACAGTACAGGGGTCAGCAGTGCTGGTGTCAGCTGTCTCCTCCGCACCCTCAGCAACGGGGACACGGAGAGGGGGAGCAGTGTGGTGCTGGAGAGGGGGATGGGTTCGCTCGACAGCGGGAGGCTCCACGCCATGCTCCGAGGGTTGCAGGGGAGGTTCggagaggaggacgaggaagaggaaggaaccCTGGAGGAGAAAGGctggggaaagagggagagagatgataGTGGGAgcatggagggaggaagagtgCAGGTGACACTCCGGAGCTTCCCATGTGGCGtagtggagagagaggagaggacctGGGAGGAGGGGGAcatggagagaggaggcaggCAGAGGAGCCGGGTGACGACCATAGTCCGAGGATACTCAGGTGGGTTTGGAGAGGCAGAAGGTGAGAGGGAGAAGGACGGAGGATGGGAAATAGAAAAACCCGGGGACAGGCTCACAGAGAGAGGGATCGAGGGAGGAATTGAAGGAGGGCGGCTTCCGACCATGTTTAAGGGTCTCCATGGGAGTTTGGGAGGCTTGGGAGACATGCTGTCCTTAGACATCGATGAGATGGGCGAGATGGAGAGACTAGGTGACATGGACATGAACATGGGTGACCTGGGAGTGAAGGTGGTAGGTCATGGAGTCAGGAGTGAGCTGGGGGTCAGGGGTCGCAGGAGTGACATGGGAGTCGTAGTCCAGGGAGTCAGAGGTGACCTCAGCGAGGCCATCAGCCAAAATATTAGAGGTGAAGTAGGGGTCGTTGGCCACTCGGGGGTGCAGGTGAGCATGCGGGCTTCGTCCAATCAGAACTCTGTGAAGAGCTGCAGTGTGCGGCATGGAACCAAAATCAACATGGCTACCGCAGCCATGGACATGATGGAGCTCGACTGGTCTGACAGTGACTAG